From one Humulus lupulus chromosome 8, drHumLupu1.1, whole genome shotgun sequence genomic stretch:
- the LOC133795432 gene encoding probable flavin-containing monooxygenase 1 produces MAPPIFSKIGIIGAGVSGVAAAKQLRHHDPIVFEASETIGGVWSHCSYSSTKLQSARRDYEFSDFPWPNREDSGFPTYLEVLDYLNSYARHFDVLKNVRFNSKVVALRYLGGNSTSSTNGQRELAADLGATPDEYGSLLPGHPVWEVAVQTNDSDDIQLYKFEFVVVCIGKYGDVAMMPEFPEKKGPQIFEGKVLHTIDYCKLDNDATSRLLKDKKVAVIGFKKSAIDLALECALANQGPEGKPCTMVVRTLHWTVPHYWVWGLPFFLFYSTRSAQFLHERPNQNILRVLLCSLFSPLMRQAVSKFIESYLLRKLPLEKYGLKPDHPFVEDYASCQMALMPENFFPEADKGKIVFKRASNWWFWEKGIEFEDKSKIEADVVVLATGYDGKKKLKAIMPEPFRSLLEYPSGLMPLYRGTIHPMIPNIGFVGYVESVSNLHTSELRSIWLSRLVDKKFKLPGVSTMLDRTLKEVGVMKRTTRFYKRNCISTYSINHSDEICEEMGWTAWRKKTWLSEAFSPYSSQDYFN; encoded by the exons ATGGCTCCTCCTATCTTTTCGAAAATTGGCATAATAGGAGCCGGTGTTAGTGGTGTCGCCGCAGCCAAACAGCTTAGGCACCATGACCCCATAGTTTTTGAGGCCAGTGAGACCATTGGAGGGGTGTGGAGCCATTGCTCTTACAGCTCCACCAAGCTCCAATCGGCTCGCCGAGACTACGAGTTCTCGGATTTCCCTTGGCCTAACAGAGAAGACTCTGGTTTTCCTACCTACCTGGAGGTCTTGGACTACCTTAATTCTTACGCTCGCCACTTTGACGTGCTCAAGAACGTGAGGTTCAATTCTAAGGTGGTGGCGCTCCGCTACCTGGGCGGTAATAGTACTAGTTCTACTAATGGCCAAAGGGAGCTGGCGGCGGATCTCGGCGCCACACCGGACGAATACGGCAGCCTCCTCCCGGGTCACCCCGTCTGGGAAGTTGCTGTCCAGACCAACGATTCGGACGACAttcag TTGTACAAGTTCGAGTTTGTGGTGGTGTGCATTGGAAAGTACGGAGATGTAGCGATGATGCCAGAGTTCCCAGAAAAGAAGGGACCTCAGATATTTGAAGGCAAAGTTTTGCATACAATCGATTACTGCAAACTCGACAACGATGCCACTTCCCGTCTGCTTAAGGATAAGAAGGTTGCCGTTATTGGCTTCAAGAAATCTGCTATCGACTTGGCTTTGGAATGTGCTCTCGCAAACCAAG GACCAGAAGGAAAACCATGTACCATGGTAGTAAGGACTCTGCATTGGACAGTTCCCCATTACTGGGTTTGGGGTTTGCCATTTTTCCTTTTCTATTCCACAAGGTCTGCACAGTTCCTCCATGAAAGGCCCAACCAGAACATTCTCAGGGTCCTCCTTTGCTCTCTTTTCTCTCCATTAATG AGGCAAGCGGTTTCAAAGTTCATAGAATCTTATCTGCTGAGGAAGCTTCCTTTGGAAAAGTATGGGCTAAAACCAGATCACCCTTTTGTGGAAGACTATGCATCTTGCCAGATGGCTCTTATGCCTGAAAACTTCTTCCCAGAAGCTGATAAGGGAAAAATTGTGTTCAAAAGAGCATCAAATTGGTGGTTCTGGGAAAAGGGAATCGAGTTTGAAGACAAGTCTAAAATTGAAGCTGATGTTGTAGTCCTTGCAACTGGCTATGATGGAAAGAAAAAGCTTAAAGCTATCATGCCAGAGCCTTTTCGCAGCTTATTGGAGTATCCATCTGGTCTTATGCCACTATACAg GGGTACGATTCATCCTATGATCCCAAACATAGGATTTGTAGGCTATGTCGAAAGTGTTTCGAACCTGCATACATCTGAACTGCGTTCCATATGGCTGTCTCGACTGGTGGACAAGAAGTTTAAGCTCCCAGGAGTGTCGACAATGCTTGACCGAACACTTAAGGAGGTGGGAGTTATGAAGAGAACCACCCGGTTCTACAAGAGGAACTGCATTTCTACTTACAGCATCAATCACAGTGATGAAATATGTGAGGAAATGGGATGGACAGCTTGGAGGAAAAAGACCTGGTTATCTGAAGCATTTAGCCCTTACAGTAGTCAAGACTACTTTAACTAA
- the LOC133795433 gene encoding peroxiredoxin Q, chloroplastic-like, which translates to MLRWKCSEDGPRIQLKPEGHWYRAEYISQSHSVISLRVWDEAVKPITWESQEERCHHINEYSLPSPTDDSSHFSSYNYTVEKSSTLYNCSHSHKTRKDLHPTECGDYDFYCIPPNMSFPYEQQCQNITLPFSVPPPPPSHDPDPPLLINFPQACAFRDSYEKFKKAGAEVIGISGDDVNSHKAFAKKYKLPYTLLADEGNKVRKEWGVPGDLFGTLPGRETYVLDKNGVVQLVYNNQFQPEKHIDETLKILKSI; encoded by the exons ATGCTCAGATGGAAATGTTCAGAAGATGGACCGAGGATCCAATTGAAACCAGAAGGGCACTGGTATAGAgctgagtacatctctcagtcaCATTCTGTAATTTCTCTTCGCGTCTGGGACGAAGCAGTAAAACCGATTACCTGGGAATCCCAGGAGGAACGTTGTCACCATATCAATGAATACTCACTTCCCAGCCCTACTGATGATTCATCGCATTTCTCTTCCTATAACTATACAGTTGAGAAGTCATCAACGCTGTACAATTGCAGCCACAGCCACAAGACCAGGAAAGATCTTCACCCAACTGAGTGCGGAGACTATGATTTCTACTGCATTCCTCCAAACATGAGTTTCCCATACGAGCAACAATGTCAAAATATCACGCTTCCATTTTCTGTTCCACCTCCACCtccatctcatgatccagatcCTCCACTTCTTATTAAT TTTCCTCAGGCTTGTGCATTTAGGGATTCTTATGAGAAGTTTAAGAAAGCTGGAGCAGAGGTAATCGGTATAAGTGGTGATGATGTAAACTCACACAAG GCATTCGCAAAGAAATATAAACTTCCTTACACATTACTAGCCGATGAAGGTAACAAGGTGAGAAAAGAATGGGGTGTGCCAGGGGATCTGTTTGGAACATTGCCTGGGAGAGAGACATACGTTCTTGACAAGAATGGAGTTGTCCAACTCGTCTACAACAACCAGTTCCAACCTGAAAAGCACATTGATGAGACTCTCAAAATACTTAAAAGCATTTGA
- the LOC133797343 gene encoding probable flavin-containing monooxygenase 1: MYLLSLLLYETELGGGFCVNFFCSIGPEGKPCTMVVRTLHWTVPHYWVWGLPFFLFYSTRSAQFLHERPNQNILRVLLCSLFSPLMRQAVSKFIESYLLRKLPLEKYGLKPDHPFVEDYASCQMALMPENFFPEADKGKIVFKRASNWWFWEKGMEFEDKSKIEADVVVLATGYDGKRKLKAIMPEPFRSLLEYPSGLMPLYRGTIHPMIPNIGFVGYVESAANLHTSELRSIWLSRLVDKKFKLPGVSTMLDRTLKEVGVMKRTTRFYKRNCISTYSINHSDEICEEMGWTAWRKKTWLCEAFSPYSSQDYFN, from the exons ATGTACTTACTgtctttattattatatgaaactGAACTTGGCGGGGGGTTTTGTGTGAACTTTTTTTGCTCAATAGGACCAGAAGGGAAACCATGTACCATGGTAGTAAGGACTCTGCATTGGACAGTTCCCCATTACTGGGTTTGGGGTTTGCCATTTTTCCTTTTCTATTCCACAAGGTCTGCACAGTTCCTCCATGAAAGGCCCAACCAGAACATTCTCAGGGTCCTCCTTTGCTCTCTTTTCTCTCCATTAATG AGGCAAGCGGTTTCAAAGTTCATAGAATCTTATCTGCTGAGGAAGCTTCCTTTGGAAAAGTATGGACTAAAACCAGATCACCCTTTTGTGGAAGACTATGCATCTTGCCAGATGGCTCTTATGCCTGAAAACTTCTTCCCAGAAGCTGATAAGGGAAAAATTGTGTTCAAAAGAGCATCAAATTGGTGGTTCTGGGAAAAGGGAATGGAGTTTGAAGACAAGTCTAAAATTGAAGCTGATGTTGTAGTCCTTGCAACTGGCTATGATGGAAAGAGAAAGCTTAAAGCTATCATGCCAGAGCCTTTTCGCAGCTTATTGGAGTATCCATCTGGTCTTATGCCACTATAcag GGGTACGATTCATCCAATGATCCCAAACATAGGATTTGTAGGCTATGTCGAAAGTGCTGCGAACCTGCATACATCTGAACTGCGTTCCATATGGCTGTCTCGACTGGTGGACAAGAAGTTTAAGCTCCCAGGAGTGTCGACAATGCTTGACCGAACACTTAAGGAGGTGGGAGTTATGAAGAGAACCACCCGGTTCTACAAGAGGAACTGCATTTCTACTTACAGCATCAATCACAGTGATGAAATATGTGAGGAAATGGGATGGACAGCTTGGAGGAAAAAGACCTGGTTATGTGAAGCATTTAGCCCTTACAGTAGTCAAGACTACTTTAACTAA
- the LOC133797344 gene encoding peroxiredoxin Q, chloroplastic translates to MASLSLPRHSLPPVLPPQTRKDLFSQTLKIFSKSSHSQFYGTRLSYSTSTTIPLSSSTKNVVFAKVKKGSAPPPFTLKDQDGKNVNLSKFKGKPVIVYFYPADETPGCTKQACAFRDSYEKFKKAGAEVIGISGDDVNSHKAFAKKYKLPYTLLADEGNKVRKEWGVPGDLFGTLPGRETYVLDKNGVVQLVYNNQFQPEKHIDETLKILKSI, encoded by the exons ATGGCTTCACTTTCTCTTCCTAGGCACTCACTCCCTCCTGTGCTTCCTCCCCAAACTCGTAAAGACCTATTTTCCCAAACCCTCAAAATCTTCTCCAAATCATCTCACTCTCAGTTTTATGGTACGAGGCTCTCCTATTCTACTTCTACAACAATCCCACTTTCATCTTCCACCAAGAATGTCGTTTTCGCCAAG GTGAAAAAGGGTTCGGCACCACCACCCTTTACCTTGAAAGATCAGGATGGAAAGAATGTGAACCTTTCCAAATTCAAAGGGAAACCTGTAATTGTCTATTTTTACCCTGCTGATGAGACCCCCGGCTGCACTAAACAG GCTTGTGCATTTAGGGATTCTTATGAGAAGTTTAAGAAAGCTGGAGCAGAGGTAATCGGTATAAGTGGTGATGATGTAAACTCACACAAG GCATTCGCAAAGAAATATAAACTTCCTTACACATTACTAGCCGATGAAGGTAACAAGGTGAGAAAAGAATGGGGTGTGCCAGGGGATCTGTTTGGAACATTGCCTGGGAGAGAGACATACGTTCTTGACAAGAATGGAGTTGTCCAACTCGTCTACAACAACCAGTTCCAACCTGAAAAGCACATTGATGAGACTCTCAAAATACTTAAAAGCATTTGA